The Mycolicibacterium neoaurum DNA segment ATACCGGTGCCGACCGGTAATGTGAAAGAACCGGACAGAGCAATCAGGAGGCAGCGATGGCTCAGGAGCAGACCAAGCGTGGCGGTGGCGGCGGTGAGGACGATGACGTCACCGGCGCATCCGCGGCCGGGCAGGAGCGTCGCGAGAAGCTGGCCGAGGACACCGACGATCTGCTCGACGAGATCGACGACGTCCTCGAGGAGAACGCCGAAGATTTCGTGCGTGCCTATGTCCAAAAG contains these protein-coding regions:
- a CDS encoding ubiquitin-like protein Pup, translating into MAQEQTKRGGGGGEDDDVTGASAAGQERREKLAEDTDDLLDEIDDVLEENAEDFVRAYVQKGGQ